The following coding sequences are from one Montipora capricornis isolate CH-2021 unplaced genomic scaffold, ASM3666992v2 scaffold_493, whole genome shotgun sequence window:
- the LOC138036649 gene encoding zinc finger protein 709-like — protein MQKKMPRSVLHKKSCTGVNNSRGKERRSCREERQNHMRNLGDHTGERIKKCKGDDKCFSEAIKSSRIHTGERPYKCKHCHKCFSGGGNLRTHERTHSGEKPYDCKQCGKCFSKTEYLRKNERVHTGLKPHKCKQCDKCFSHGQSLRIHERIHTGEKPFECKQCGKCFSQGQNLRRHERTHTGEKPYECKQCGKCFSQGQHLRRHERTHTGEKPYECKQCGKCFNRGENLRIHERTHTGEKPYKCKQCGKCFSRGQNLRIHERTHSGEKPYECKQCGKCFRQGQHLRIHERTHTGEKPYKCKQCGKCFSQAQHLRSHERTHTGEKPYECKKCGKCFSQAHHLKRHERTHTGQKPYECKQCGKCFSQAQNLRRHERMHTGEKPYECKQCGKCFGQAFSLRRHEKTHTGESIKERSLNKDEKHCCWICQEELSSEPVLLEHYQNHMKLEEPSI, from the coding sequence ATGCAAAAAAAGATGCCAAGGTCTGTTTTGCACAAGAAGAGCTGTACTGGCGTCAATAACTCCCGGGGGAAAGAAAGGAGGAGTTGCAGAGAGGAACGACAAAATCACATGAGAAATTTAGGGGACCATACAGGAGAGAGGATTAAGAAATGCAAGGGGGATGACAAGTGCTTTAGTGAAGCTATAAAATCAAGTAGAATCCATACTGGAGAAAGGCCATATAAATGCAAACACTGTCACAAATGCTTTAGTGGAGGAGGAAATTTAAGAACGCATGAAAGGACACAttctggagaaaagccttacgattgcaaacagtgtggcaagtgttttagtaaAACAGAATATCTAAGAAAAAACGAAAGAGTCCACACTGGATTAAAGCCTCataaatgcaaacagtgtgACAAGTGTTTCAGTCACGGACAAAGTTTAAGGATTCATGAAAGAatacatactggagaaaagccttttgagtgcaaacagtgtggcaagtgtttcagTCAAGGACAAaatttaaggagacatgaaagaacacatactggagaaaagccttatgagtgcaaacagtgtggcaagtgtttcagTCAAGGACAACatttaaggagacatgaaagaacacatactggagaaaagccttatgagtgcaaacagtgtggcaagtgtttcaatcgaggagaaaatttaaggattcatgaaagaacacatactggagaaaagccttataaatgcaaacagtgtggcaagtgtttcagTCGAGGACAAAATTTAAGgattcatgaaagaacacattctggagaaaagccttatgaatgcaaacagtgtggaaaATGTTTCAGGCAAGGACAACATTTAAGgattcatgaaagaacacatactggagaaaagccttataaatgcaaacagtgtggcaagtgtttcagTCAAGCACAACATTTAAGGAGtcatgaaagaacacatactggagaaaagccttatgaatgcaaaaagtgtggaaagtgtttcaGTCAAGCACACCATTTAAAGAGAcatgaaagaacacatactggacaaaagccttatgagtgcaaacagtgtggaaagtgtttcaGTCAAGCACAAaatttaaggagacatgaaagaatgcatactggagaaaagccttatgagtgcaagcagtgtggcaagtgttttggcCAAGCATTTTCTCTAAGGAGACATGAAAAAACCCACACTGGAGAGTCGATAAAAGAGCGTAGTTTAAACAAGGATGAAAAGCATTGTTGTTGGATTTGCCAGGAGGAGTTGAGCAGCGAGCCTGTTCTTCTTGAACATTATCAAAATCATATGAAGTTGGAGGAGCCTTCAATCTGA